The genomic interval CCCGGCGTACGTCGCCGCGATCGGCCTGGCCGACCTGTACGCCCAGATTCCGCTGCGAATCGGGCTCGGTCTCGGAACGGGCGCGATAGCCCTCTCGAGTCAGGATACCGGGCGGGCGGCCACAGCGACGCGTGACCGGGCGATCACCCAGGCGTTCCTGCTCGGGGCGCTGGCCGGACTGCCGCTGATCGCCGCCGGCCTGCTGTTCTCGAAGTCCTTTATCGCCGTCCTCGGCGCCGAGCAGCAGGTCGTTCGCCTCGGCGCGTCGTACCTCACCGTGGTGTTCGCCGCGGCCCCCATGCGCATCGTGGGCCTCGTCGGTGCCCGGTCGCTGCAGGGCACCGGCGACACCGTCACGCCGATGCTCGTGAACGGCGGTGCCAACCTCTGTAACGCGACCGCGACCGTCGTCCTGGCCCTCGGCGTCGGCCCCGCGCCCCGCCTCGGCATCGTCGGCATCGGCCTCGCGACGTTGCTCGCCCGAACGTTCGAGGCCGTCGCGATCACCGCCGCCATCGTCACTCCCTGGACGGACCTGGCGTTCGCACGGCCGCGATCGCTCACGATCACCCGTCAGATCGTCGGCGTCAGTCTCCCGAACGTCGCCGAGGGAATGAGCACGTCAGTGGCCAACTTCCCGTTCAACTCGCTGTTGCTCCTGTTCGGCACGGAGGTCAACGCCGCCTACCACATCGGCCGTCGGATCTACCAGCAACTGACCGGCCCGATCTATCGTGCTATCAGCACTGCTGCGAGCATCGTCGTCGGGCAGTTGCTCGGCGAGGGTAATCCCGCAGACGCGCGCTACGCCGGGTTCGCCATCGCGGCGTTGAGCGTCGTCACGATGGGGCTCGCCGGTGTCGTCCTGATCCTCGGGGCGGAGCCGCTCGCTGCGATCTTCACGTCCGACCCCGAGACGCGCGGCCACGCGATCGCGTTCACTCGAGTCTTCGGCGTCTCGATGCCCTTCTTCGGGATCTTCTTCCCGTTCGCCGGCAGTTTGCGCGGGGCCGGGGATACTCGAACCCCCTTTTACGCCAGGGCGGTCGGCACGTTCGGCTTCATGCTCGGCACCTCGTATTTGCTCGCGGTTCCCCTCGGCTGGGGACTGTCGGGGATCTACCTGGGGATCGTCCTGAGTTACTGCTGCTGGGCGCTCGTCGCCGTCGCCGGATTCGTCTGGGGAGACTGGGCCGACCGGGCGGCGGGGATGATAGCGGAACGCACCGAGATACCGGATTGACCGGCGCTGTGCCAGCGCCCGACTGCGATCTGCGGATCGCCGGGCTCGTCGTGTCGAGCGGGAGCCGAGCTGCGAGCGCGACGCGCGGCGGTAGCGACGGGGAACGAGACGGGATGATTCTTCTCCCCGGGGTGTGATACCGCGGACGAGATGGGAAGAACTGCGATCCAGTTGTACACGCTGCGCGACCTCGAGGAGGGAGTCCCGACGCTGTGCCGCCGCGTCGCCGAGACGGCGTTCGACGGCGTCGAGTTCGCCGGCTTCGGGGAGTCCCCGACGGAGGATGTCACCGATGCGCTGGCGGCGCACGGGCTCGAGGCCGCGAGCGCTCACGTGGGAATCGACGCGCTCGAGGGCGAGTTCGACGACGTCTGCGAGACCTGCGCCGCGCTCGGCTGCGAACGCGTCGTCGTCCCGTACCTGGATCGGACGCACTTCGAGACCGCGACGGCGGTTCGGGAGACGGCCGCCCGGCTCTCGACGCTCGCGGATCGGCTCGCGGACCGCGATCTCGAACTCGGTTACCACAACCACGACCACGAGTTCGTCGACCTCCCGGACGGGCGGAGCGCGTTCGACCTCCTGCTCGACGAGACGGACGACGCCCTGTTCATCGAACTCGACGTGGGATGGGCGGTCGCAGCGGGACGCGACCCCGTCGCGCTGCTCGAGCGGCTCGAGGGGCGAGCGCCGCTGGTACACGTCAAAGACGTGGCCGGGGGACGGCCGGTCGAACTCGGCGACGGCGAGGTGGACGTCGACGCGTGTGTCGCGGCCGCCCGCGACGCAGGGGCGGAGTGGCTCGTCTACGAGCACGACGAGCCGACGGACCCGCGTCGATCGCTCGAGCACGGGGCGAGGACGCTCGCGTCCCGACTGAGCGACTGAGCGATTGAGTGACTGTCTGACTGATCGACTGAGCGGGCGCGGCGGTCAGTCCGAGACCGGCTGCACACCGCTCCGTTCGTGGAGCGTGGCGAGCGAGCGGGCGACTTCGAGGTGCGTGTGGGCCTCGACCAGATGGTCTTCGAGCGTCCTGTCGAGTTCCAGGACGTCTCGGCAGAGGGGACACTCGATCGGCGGTTGGAATGCCATTGCTCCTTCACTCTCCGCCCGTTCGAGGGAAATCGATACAGCATGCATATGCCCGCCCCGTTCCGCTCGACCGACCGTCGTCGACGCGTTTCGGCCGGCGCACCGACGCTCGAGCGGTGACAGACGAGCGAAATCGGCGCAGTGCTCGGCGAGAGGTGTCGGTGTGTCCGTCGAACGGCCGGGGAAGCATACGCAGCGACAAGGCGTTTCCTCGCCGTCGTCGTCCCTCACGGTATGACCGACCGACCGCCGACCGACTGGGACTTCGAGACGGCGTTCGCGGACGTCCTCAGTGCGGTGCCGGACGACCAGTACGATCCCGACCGATCCGTTCCGGGCGTCGGCCCGCTGTCCGCGGCCGTGATGCTCGTCGGCGAGGCGCCCGGCGAACGGGAGGTCGAACGGGGCGAACCGTTCGTCGGACAGGCCGGATCGCAACTGGACCGTGCGCTCGAGGCGATCGGCGTCGACCGGCGCGAGCTGTACATCACCAATCTCGTCAAGGTGCGGCCGCCGGAGAACCGCGATCCGTACGTCGCCGAGGTCGAGGCCTGGTGGCCGGTGCTCGAGGCGGAGATCGAGCGGATCGATCCGAGCGTGCTCGTCCCGCTCGGGAGTTTCGCGACGGCCGAGCTCCTCGACACCGACGAGACGATCACCGACCTCCACGGCCGGGCGTTCGAGCGCGAGGGCCGAACCGTCGTGCCGGCGTTCCATCCCGCAGCGGCGCTGTACGATCGAACCAAGGTCGACGCCGTCGAGTCGGATCTGGCGACGGCCCTCGAAGTAGCGTAACGACGTTCTCGAGGCCGAGCTATCGGTACGGTACGAGTCGACACGGAAGACGGTGGCGGCGACGACAGAAGCGAAGAGAGAAGCCGAATCGACGGTCCGGACGGATGGACCGACGACGGGCCTACTGGATCGAGTATCCCGCAGCGAGGGTGAGCAGGAACACCATGAATACCGCGGTGAGCATCAGGTAGGTGATCGACCGGGGTTCGTCCTTGAGGTGCTGGAAGTAGCCGGCGATCAGCGACACCTTGATCGCTGCCAGGACCATCGTGCCGCCGACTGCCATCTGGTAGGTGAACACTTCGGGGAAGTGGAAGAAGACGAACTTCCCTGTCGCAAGCAGTAACAGTGCCACGTAGATCAGGCTGTACGTCCGAATGCTCGCCATTAGTGTGGAATGTGGGTGACGGATACTTATACCTTCCTCATGCGGTTCTCTGCGGTGGTTCGTTGCGATCGGAGAGAGGCGGAAGCGACACGTAGATGGGGCGCCGACCCGAATCGCCGACAATGAGTGAACGGTCGGCTCTCGCCCGCCGAACCGGTATCGTTCTGGCCGTCGCGGTCGCGGTTCTCGCGACCAGCGCCGGGGTCGTCGCCGCGAGCAACGTCGCCGCCGGTCTCTCCGGGGGCAGCGACGTAAGCGTCCCGACGTGGCTCTACCTCGCGACGGGCGGCGGTGCCGTCGGCGCCTCCGCACTGCTGACGATGCTCGTCACCGACCGCGACGTGATCGGAACGTACCACGACCGCGCGCTCGAGGCGTCCGTAGACCGGCTGCTCGCCGCGGGATCGCTCTTGCTGGGCGTCGTCGGCGTCCTCGGACTCGTCGCGCTCTTCGCCGTGGGTATACTCGGGCCGAACATCGGACTGATCAGCGGAACCGTTCTGTTGACGTTCGTCGGCGGGCGTTCGCTGCTGACCATCGGCACGTACGCCGTCGGAAACCCGTGGCCGGCACTCAACCCCTGGCGGCGGATCGCCGAGGCGCTGCCGAACGGCTACGAGACCTACCCGGAGGCCTACGGCTCCTGGCCCGCCGTGGTGGCGCTGCTGACGTTCGTCTGGCTCGAGGTGGTCGCGCCCCTGACCTCGTCGCCGCGGGCGCTGGTGGCCATCCTCCTCATGTACTCGCTGTTTACGATCTCGAGCGCGGTCGTCTTCTCGCCGGAGGCGTGGTTCCGTCGCGGCGACCCGCTCTCGCTGTGGTTTCGGTGTTACGGGTCCGTCGCGCCGATCCAGCGGACCGACGACGGATTCGAGCTCCGATACCCGGGTTCCCGGCTGAGCGAGGCCGACCTCGTCACCGACCGCTCGCTCGTGGCGTTCGTGCTCGCGCTGGTCTGGGAACTGACCTACAGCGGGTTCATCGTCACGCCGCTCGGCGTCCGCACCATCGAAGCCCTGGTCGGAATCGGACTGCCGCCGGTGCTCGTCTATCTACTCCTGCTGGTCGGCGGGTTCGGGTTCTTCTGGAAGGTTTACTGGATCGCCATCGATCGGACTCGAGACCGGGCCGAGACCTACCTGTCTCGGGAGTACCTCGGGCTCAGGCTCGCGGCACCGCTGCTCGCCATCGCGGCCGGCTACCACTTCGCACACTACATCGGGTTCGGACTCTCGCTGTGGCCGTCGCTGGTCGACGCGCTGGCGATGCCGCTGCACCCGCCGCCGAACCCCACGCGGTACGCCCTGCCGGGCTGGTTCGGCTACGTCGAGATCGCCGGGATTCTGCTCGGTCACCTCCTCGCGGTGTGGGTCACACACACCGTCTCCTTCGACCTGTTTCCCGGCAAGCTCCAGGCGATCCGGAGCCAGTACCCGCTCATCGTCGTGATGATCTTCTTCACCATGGTGAGCCTGTACCTCGTCTCGCAGGGGTCGACGAGTCCGCCCTACGTTCCGAGCTAACGCGAAACCGGCAATCACTTGCTCGCGCCGCCACAACAGTCGAGCGATGGCGACCGATCGCGCGCTCGAGCGAGCGTACGACGTGCCCGCGGACGAGGCGCCCGCGGCGAGCTGTCCCTACTGCGGTCGGCCGTTCCGGTCCGATCGCTACGTCACGTTTCACGTGGGCGTCGACCACCCGGAGGAGTGTACCGAGGCGGAACGCGAGGCCTTCGACGAGGAACGGGACGACGAGGAGTACGAACTCTTCACGTTCCACTTCAAGGCCGCTATCTCCGTCTTCCTGGTGTACTTTTTGTTTACGTTCATTTACGCGTTGGTCTGGGCCGGCTGAGCCTCCCTCGCGGCGGCGGTGACCGTCTCGGGGCGTCGAAGACGCTGCTGTCCGCCGTCTCGCCGTCGATCACGGGCGGTCCCGACTGGTACCCGGTCCAGAATTTCTTTATTCGGTGACTACTCAGTGACCGTATCATGGCGTCTCCCCGGTTCGGCTCGGTATCGCTTCGCGTTCTCGCGGTTCTCGTCTGTCTCCTCTTCGCGTCCGTTCTCGCGCCGATCGCGCTCGGTGCAGGGACCAGCGGCGATCCCGACCGGACCGTCGCGTCCACCGACGACGTCGTCATCGACGGCGACCTGCCGACGAACGGGACGACCGTCGCGGTCGTCGTCCGACTCGAGGCGGCGAGCGTCCCCGAGAGCGCGGTCGAGGCCGTCCACGAAAACTTCGCGGTCTCCCTTCCCGAGCCGCCGACGCGCTCGTCGCGACTCGCGTGACGGTCGAACCGGAGACGACGGGCTCGAGCGACACCCCCGAGCGGACCGACGGCTCCGTCCCACTCGTCCGTCCCCGTCTCGTCGGTGGCGTTCTCGTCGTCGCCGTCGCCGTCATCATCGGGGTCTCGATTCGGCTCCGAAACGGGACGTAGCGCGCAGTCAGCGTGGCTCAGCGAGGCTTCGGCGCTCGACACGGCCAGACGCGAGTCGCGACGGGACTCGGTGCGGCGGCTGCCGTGCGAGCGCGATGCAGCCGTCGTCGATCGACGGAGACGCAGCCGGTGACGGACGCGGCGGAACGCGTCGGTGTGAGGCGCGTCTGCAGCGCTCGGCCAGTCGTGTCACATGGTGTCGGACGCGAGCATGCGGCCCTCGTCCGATCGCGGCCGCCCGGCGGACGGCATCACGACCGCCGCTGGTCCGATACGCGCCGCTCTCGAGTCGAGCACACACCCCGAACTCACGACGGCAGAGCGGGGAACGACGAACGCGAGAACGAGAGACCAAAAAACGCGAGAACCCGTGTAGCGGCGGGCCGCTACATCAGGTAGAACAGCGGGAACAGGAACACCCAGACGATGTCGACGAAGTGCCAGTAGAGTCCGAAGTACTCGACCGGCATGTGATCCTCGAGGTAGGCGTCGATCGAGACGACGCGGTAGATCATGAACAGCGCGACCAGTAGCCCGAGGATGACGTGTAGCGCGTGCAGGCCAGTCGTCACGAAGTACAGCGAGTACTCGATCCCGCTGAACCAGTAGTGGCCGTCGGCGAACTTGCTGGAGTACTCGAAGGCCTTGACGCCCATGAAGACGAGTCCGAGCAGGACCGTCGCGCTGAGCGCGCCGAGCAGCCCCTTCTTGTTCTCCCGTTCGGCCATCACGTGCGCGAGGATGACCGTGAAACTCGAGGTCAACAGGACGTACGTGTTGAACAGGCCGGCTTCGGTGATGGCGTCGAAGTGCCAGTTGTTCCAGCCCATGTGGATGCGCATGAAGACGTACGCCCCGATCGCGGCACCGAAGACGACGACGTCCGAGGCCAGGAAGACCCAGACGCCCATCTTCTCGTTGCTGACGCCGCCGAAGGGCCAGCGCTCGGCGACGGCCATCTCGGGAGCGTCGAACTGCTCGCGACCGAACTGGAACAGCGTGACCCCGAGCAGGACGATCCCGAGCGCGGTCAGTGCCGGATAGACGATGCTCTGTTCGGGCGCACCCGTCAGCGACACGAAGTCGCCGACCTCGCTGTGGATGTGCGACTCGACGAACGAGAAGACGTACGGCGTGATGCCGGAGAGGCCGAGGAAGAACGTGAACGTCGCGACGCCGATGCCGAGCGGCCAGATGCTGGCGTGGTCGGCGTGTTCCTCCTCGTGGCTACTGACCGCGCCGGCGGCTTCCTGCGCGACGCCGCCGTCGGTCGCGGCCGCGGCGTCGTCGACGAACTCGAGGCGGCCGCTGGCGTAGCTCGGTCGGCCGGGCCAGTTCTCGAGCGGCGGGGGCGAGGGGATCGCCCACTCGGCGGTCCGGGAGTAGGTCCACGGATTGTCGGGCGCCGTGGGGCCCGAGATCAGGCTCTTCACGAGCGTGAGGAGGACGAGCAGGACACCCGCCCCGAGGACGAACGCCCCGACGGTCGCGGCCTGGTGGTAGATCTGTGCGCTCTCGGCGTAGTGGAAGACGCGCCGGGGCGTCTCCCAGGCGAGGAACATCGGGAAGTACAGCAGGTTGAAGCCGAAGAAGTAGACGGCGAAGCTGAGCTTGCCGAGCCGTTCGGAGTACATCTTTCCGGTGATCTTCGGCCACCAGTAGTAGAGGCCGCCGATCAGCGCGGTGACGCCCGAGACCATCACGTAGTGGAAGTGGGCGACGACCCAGTAGGTGCCGCGGAACTCGTAGTCGAGCACGACGGCACCGAGGAAGACGCCGGTGATTCCGCCGAGGATGAACAGCACGAGCGCGCCGAGACACCAGATGAACGGCGTCGTAAAGCGGACCCGTCCCTTGACCATCGTGTAGATCAGCGCGAAGACCATCAGGTCGAAGGGAAGCGAGATCCCGATCGTCGTCGCCATGAACAGCGTCTTGATCGGGAGGTTGATCGTCGACAGGAACATGTGGTGCATCCAGACGAGGAACGACTGCACCGCGACCAGGACCATCGCGATGATGACCCACTTCCGACCGACCAGCCGCCGGCCGGTGAACGTCTGGAAGACTTCGAACATGATCCCCAGGGCGGGGAAGAAGACGATGTACACCTCCGGATGGCCGAAGAACCAGAAGATGTGCGCCCACAGCAGGCTCGAGCCCTGATCGGTCGCGAAGTACTGTGTCAGGAAGAGCCGGTCGACCGACAGCAACAGGAGTGCTGCCAGCAGTGCCGCGAACGCGAACAGCATCATCCAGATCGTCAGCAGCCACGACCAGGAGAACATCGGCATGTTCCACAGGCCGAGCCCCTCGGCGCGGGACCGGTGCATCGTGACGAGGAAGTTGACCGACCCGATCGTGATCGAAATGACGAACAGGGTCAGTGCGAGGATGGTCGCGTTTCCGCCCGTCATCGCCTCCGCCGCGGGCGAATAGATCGGCACGTTCAGCGGGGCGTACATCGTCCAGCCGCCGGAGAACGATCCGCTCTGGAAGAACGAGATGCCCATGAGAATCCCCGAGAACAGGTAGAACCAGTAACTGAGCGCGTTCAGACGGGGGAACGCGAGGTCCTTCGCGCCGATCTGGAGCGGGACGAAGTAGTTCGCGAACCCGCTCGCGATCGGTGACAGGAACCAGAACACCATGATGAGTCCGTGCGTGGAGACGGACTGGTAGTACTGGCTGTTCGAGAGCAGTCCGGTTCCACCGGCTTTCCAGAGGTGGGCGCGGAACAGCAGCGCGAGGACGCCGCCGAAGATCAGGAAGAACAACGCCGTCGAGAGGTAGAGGATCCCGACGTCCTTGTGATTCGTCGTGACCAGCCAGCGCTTGACCGACCGCATGTGCGGCAGATCACTCATCAGGCCTCACCTCCGTCGTCGCTTTCGTTGGCTTCGCTTTCGTTAGCATCGCTTTGCGTTTCGTTCATCTCGAGCGTGTAGGTCTCGTCGACCGGTCCGGTCATGTCGATCTGCTCTTCGATCGGTTCGAACTGACCGTCGGTCGGCTCGATCGTGACGTTGTACGGACCCGCCTGCTCGATGTCGGTGATCTCGATCGAACCGTTCTCGAACTCGTCGTCCGAGTACGTCTCCGAGAACTCCGTCTCCTGGTGCTCGAGGGTCAGCTCGTACCCCTCGGTCACGGGTGACTCGTTCCCGTCTTCCATGGTGAACGTCATCGTCAGCTGCTCGTCCATCCACGCGTCGAACTCGTCGGGTTCCATGACCTCCAGCGTCCCGGTCATCGAGGTGTGGGCATCGCCGCAGAGCTCGAAGCACTTGATCTCTTGTTCGCCGGTTTCTTCGGCTTCGAACCACGTCTCGTCGTACTCGCCCGGAATCGCGTCGGCTTTTACCCGTTGATCGGGGATACCGAACGCGTGCCAGACGTCGCCAGACGTCACCTGCACCCAGACCCGTTCGTCCGCAGGGACACGGAGGGTACGCACGGATTCGATTCCGTTCTCGTACTCGAAGTACCACGCGAAGCCTTGGCCGGTCACGTCGACCTCGAGTGCCTCTTGCTGTTCGTTGCCATCCGTGGTGGGATCCTCGACGAACAGGAGCATCCCGTACGTCCAGATCACCAGCGAAATGACGATGATGGCACTAATGCCGAACGAGAGGAACAGTTTCTTGCCGCCCTTTCCGCCTGTCGGTAGCTCTCCGACGGATGGCAGGTCTTCGTCGTCGGAAGCGTCGCCGGTGTCGCGGTACTTGTACGCGTTGTACAACGTGTACGCGACCACGACGACGCCGACGAGCGTGCCGAGGGCGAGGAATACCAGAAAGATATTCCCGAACACGTCGACACGCGTCCAATCCTGCTGTTGCATCGGAGCGATGAGTGCGCTGTAGATTGTATTCACCTCTTTTGAAGGCCGCTTATATGTCGGAAGATGGTTTCTGGGGTCACTTATCTATTTGGAAACCGGCCGCCCGATTCCGTTCGTCTGTAGCCGGCACGGCGAATCGCTGCGTCGGTTTCAGGACCGATCAGTCGGCGTCGTTCGAACTCCATCAGTACCCCGTTGGAGCCGAGACCCTTTTTTCTGTCGCTGTCACGGCCGAGTTCCGGTTCGGTGACAGTACGAGCACCGGTGTCAAAGTGGTTTTCTGCGAACATGTTCTCTCGGCCGGGTTCCGCGACACCGATCTCCGCCTCGGTGACACGCCCCGTTCTCGGCCGTCACACCTCGACGACCCAGACCCGCACCGACGACGGCAGATCGTACACCTCGAGAAAGAGTTCGTCGACGAACTGGGCGATCCGATTCGCGTCCGCCTTCGCGCTGATCCGGACGTTGACGCCCGCGGCGTCGTCGGGTCTGTGGAGTTCGTCGATCTTGAACGCCGGGAACGCCCCGAGGACGGACTTCACCGCGTCCAGTTCCGCGTCGGTGCAGTCGAGGTTGATCGTTCCGTCTCCGAACTGGACCCACGGCACCCCCAGGTCGGCCGGCGACTCGGCGGCCGATCGGTCGTCGGCTTCCGGAGCGGGTGACGGTGACGCGGCCGCTTCGCCGGCCCCGTCGACGACCTCGGCGTCGTCCGTCTCCGTCTCGAGGACGGCGTCGTCGGCCTCGACCGTCAGGAATCCGCTTCCGCGCTCGCGATGGGCAGTAATGGCGTCGACGTACAGCTTCCGTCGGTCGGCCGGCTCGGCGGCGTCGAAGCGAGTCATAGCCGGACGATCGTGCTCGATTCTTTAAGCCTTTATGCGCCGCCACTGAACGGGACGGTATGGCACAGCCACGAATCCTGATCCTGGGTGCGCCCGGGGCAGGAAAGGGGACCCAGAGTGCACGGATCACCGAGGAGTTCGGCGTCGACCACATCACGACCGGTGACGCGCTCCGAAACAACAAGGAGATGGACATCTCCGACATGGACACCGAGTACGACACACCCGGCGAGTACATGGATCAGGGGGAACTCGTCCCCGACGAGGTCGTCAACGCCATCGTCGACGAGGCGCTCTCTCAGGCGAACGGATTCGTCCTCGACGGCTACCCGCGGAACCTCGAGCAGGCCGAGGAGCTCGAGGACATGACCGATCTCGACGTCGTGCTCTACCTCGACGTCGACGAGGAGGAGCTCGTCCACCGGCTGACGGGACGGCGGATGGATCCCGAAACGGGCGACATCTACCACCTCGAGTACAACCCGCCGACGGACCCCGAGGTCGAGGACCGGCTGGTTCAACGCGACGACGACACGGAAGAGACGGTCAGAGAGCGACTCTCGGTCTTCCAGGAGAACACCGAACCGGTCATCGAACACTACGAGGCGCAGGGCGACCTCGAGCGGATCGACGGCGAGCGAGCACCCGACGACGTCTGGGAGGACGTGAAGTCGACGATCGAGAGCGCGGCGTAAGCGCGCGAGCGACCTGTTTTCGACGCCGATCGCGTGGTAATCGATACCGGCCGCAGTGATCGGCAGTGGGAGGCGTCCGCGTCTCGGCCCAGGAACGCGACCGACTCGAGCGAGCGTCGGCGTCGATGGCCCGACGAGCCCGGCGGGACCACCGAAGAAAAACACTTGTATATCGGACGTGCCCTAGGACAATCAGATGACGCGTACAGCCGAGAAGATCGACGCCCTCGTCCGCGAGGATTCCTCGATGACGACCGCCCTCGAGGCGATCCGCGAGGAGGCCGACAGGAACGGCGGCGAGGTCCAGTGGACCGACGTCAGCGATGACCTGACGAGCGGACAGTGGGGGCGGCTGATCGAGAAAGGAGTGTTAGTCGACGGCGACGAGGGGTTCGTCATCGCCGACCGCGAGGCCTTCGATCGGGCGCTCGACGGTGACGGTGACGGCGGCGGCGCTGCGGCCGACGTCGACATCGACGAGGACGAGTCGAGCTGGTCGCAATGGGACAAGATCGCCGGTATCGGCGCGCTCATGCTGATGCCCGGCTACTGGTTCGACTCGATCCAGAACGTCGTCGGCAACGCGGTCAACACCGTGCTCGGCCCGCTAGACGCGGCGCTGCCGTTCTACGCCGTGATCCTCTCCGTCGCACTGATCACCGGGCTCTACTCGTCGCTACTCCAGGCGAACCTCATGAACACGGAGATCATGGGCAAGTACCAGGAGCGGATGAAGGCCGTCCAGGAGGAGCAAAAGGAGCTTCGCCAGGAGAAGAAAGACGCCGAGGAACGCGGCGCGAGCGAGGCCGAGATCGAGCGCCTCGAGAACGAGATCGAACGCGCCCGCGAGGAGCAGATGGAAGCCATGGCCGACAACCTCGGCATGTTCAAAGAGCAGTTCCGCCCGATGGTCTGGATCATGCTGTTGACCATCCCGCTGTTCCTCTGGATGTACTGGACGATCCGAACGGGCAGTATCGATAGCGCGGAGGCGACCGTCGTGATGCCGCTCGTGGGCGAGGTCGAGTGGCAGGAGGGAATCCTCGGCCCCATGCAGGCGTGGATCGTCTGGTACTTCCTGTGCTCGATGGGGTTCTCCCAGTTGCTCCGCAAGGCACTGAACATCGACATGTCGCCGTCGAGCGCCTGAACGGTCGGCCCCTCGCGATCCCTCGTCGAACACGGCTCCCGTCGATCACGTCGCCGCTCGCCGACGAACGGGGCGTCGACGGGGCTTGCAGATTCAAAACCCATTTTACCAGCCCCCTCGCAGATGGACTATGTTACTCACCGTCTCCGGCCCGCCGGGAAGCGGGAAGAGCACGACCGCGGAGTTACTCGCCGAGGCCTTCGATCTCGACCACGTCAGCGGCGGTGATATCTTTCGCGAACTCGCGGACGAACGCGGCTACACGCCCCTCGAGTTCAACAAGCTCGCCGAGGAAAACGACGAGATCGATCGGGACCTGGACCGTCGCCTGCGCGAGATCGCCGTCGAGGACGACGATCTCGTCCTCGAGTCCAGGCTCGCGGGCTGGCTCGCGGGCGAACAGGCCGATTTCCGCTTTTGGCTGGACGCGCCCGCGCGGGTTCGCGGTGAACGCATCGCCGACCGCGAAGAGAAGGATCCGGCCCGCGCGACCGAGGAAACGCGGGCGCGGGAGGCCAGCGAGGCCCAGCGCTACCAGGAGTACTACGGGATCGACATCCGGGACCTGACGATCTACGATCTCTCGGTGAACACGGCCCGCTGGGAGCCCGACGCCGTCCTCGATATGCTCGTCACCGCCGTCGAGCGCTACGAGGCCGACGGTGACGAGGGGCAGGCACCCATCGAACTCGAGACCAACTTCTGATGAGCCTGCGTGGCCCCCCAGCGGACCGC from Natrinema salaciae carries:
- a CDS encoding adenylate kinase: MAQPRILILGAPGAGKGTQSARITEEFGVDHITTGDALRNNKEMDISDMDTEYDTPGEYMDQGELVPDEVVNAIVDEALSQANGFVLDGYPRNLEQAEELEDMTDLDVVLYLDVDEEELVHRLTGRRMDPETGDIYHLEYNPPTDPEVEDRLVQRDDDTEETVRERLSVFQENTEPVIEHYEAQGDLERIDGERAPDDVWEDVKSTIESAA
- a CDS encoding DUF106 domain-containing protein translates to MTRTAEKIDALVREDSSMTTALEAIREEADRNGGEVQWTDVSDDLTSGQWGRLIEKGVLVDGDEGFVIADREAFDRALDGDGDGGGAAADVDIDEDESSWSQWDKIAGIGALMLMPGYWFDSIQNVVGNAVNTVLGPLDAALPFYAVILSVALITGLYSSLLQANLMNTEIMGKYQERMKAVQEEQKELRQEKKDAEERGASEAEIERLENEIERAREEQMEAMADNLGMFKEQFRPMVWIMLLTIPLFLWMYWTIRTGSIDSAEATVVMPLVGEVEWQEGILGPMQAWIVWYFLCSMGFSQLLRKALNIDMSPSSA
- the cmk gene encoding (d)CMP kinase, yielding MLLTVSGPPGSGKSTTAELLAEAFDLDHVSGGDIFRELADERGYTPLEFNKLAEENDEIDRDLDRRLREIAVEDDDLVLESRLAGWLAGEQADFRFWLDAPARVRGERIADREEKDPARATEETRAREASEAQRYQEYYGIDIRDLTIYDLSVNTARWEPDAVLDMLVTAVERYEADGDEGQAPIELETNF